From Cannabis sativa cultivar Pink pepper isolate KNU-18-1 chromosome 8, ASM2916894v1, whole genome shotgun sequence, a single genomic window includes:
- the LOC115698616 gene encoding uncharacterized protein LOC115698616, whose amino-acid sequence MKMRIGLGGRRCYTLTLLLILLLVMLVVHASGKDGQGEQSGQDGQNNQGGRNGQSGQGGQDKQNGQHGQNGQGQQNGQNGRNSQGGQNERDDQNEQGGQNGQKGQGGQNRQGGQNDQNWQGGQNGEDDQNDNGEQDGQNGQGGQKGQGGQGEQKGQGGQGGQNGQGQNGQSGQNGQGNQNSKGGQNGQGNQNGQGEQNGQGNQNGQGEQNGQGNQNDQGGQNGQGNQNNQGNQNGQGGQNRQGDQNNQGGQNGQGNQNNEGTQNGQGNQNGQSNQNGQGGQNGQSDQNNQNGQNGQRNQNGQGGQNGQDNQNDQNGQNGQWNQNGQDGQNGQDNQNNQGGQNGQGDQNNQGAQNGQGDQNGQSGQGGQSSQGGQNGQGNQNRQNDQDGQNIAPPPTEGDNTGNCLSELVPCLNYMNEMKGNGRPPKSCCDPLKSMIKRPDCLCSLMSTKGSMQAEKAGINLTIAQELPAQCGQRVNPLSCLYYQNGSKNSNISNSASGFYSSPSMALFIVSLHIFMALNQIMT is encoded by the exons ATGAAGATGAGAATAGGTTTGGGAGGAAGGAGATGTTATACGTTAACATTGTTGTTGATTCTTCTTCTTGTGATGTTGGTGGTGCATGCTAGTGGTAAAGATGGGCAAGGTGAGCAAAGTGGCCAAGATGGGCAAAACAACCAAGGTGGTCGAAATGGACAAAGTGGCCAAGGTGGGCAAGACAAGCAAAATGGCCAACATGGTCAAAATGGACAAGGTCAGCAAAATGGACAGAATGGACGAAATAGTCAAGGGGGACAAAATGAACGAGATGATCAAAATGAGCAAGGTGGGCAAAATGGACAAAAAGGTCAAGGCGGACAGAACAGGCAAGGTGGGCAAAATGATCAGAATTGGCAAGGAGGGCAAAATGGAGAAGATGATCAAAATGACAATGGTGAGCAAGATGGACAAAATGGTCAAGGCGGACAAAAAGGACAAGGTGGGCAAGGCGAACAAAAAGGACAAGGTGGGCAAGGCGGACAAAATGgacaagggcaaaatggtcagaGCGGGCAAAATGGACAAGGAAATCAAAATAGCAAAGGTGGGCAAAATGGACAAGGTAATCAAAATGGTCAAGGCGAACAAAATGGACAAGGTAATCAAAATGGTCAAGGCGAACAAAATGGACAAGGTAATCAAAATGACCAAGGTGGGCAAAATGGACAAGGTAACCAAAATAATCAAGGTAATCAGAATGGTCAAGGCGGACAAAACAGACAAGGTGATCAAAATAATCAGGGTGGGCAAAATGGACAAGGCAATCAAAACAATGAGGGCACACAAAATGGACAAGGTAATCAAAATGGTCAAAGTAATCAAAATGGTCAAGGGGGGCAGAATGgacaaagtgatcaaaacaaccAGAATGGACAAAACGGCCAACGCAACCAAAATGGTCAAGGTGGACAAAATGGGCAAGACAACCAAAATGATCAAAACGGACAAAATGGACAATGGAATCAAAATGGTCAAGACGGACAAAATGGACAAGATAATCAAAATAATCAAGGTGGGCAAAACGGACAAGGTGATCAAAACAACCAAGGTGCACAAAATGGACAAGGTGATCAAAATGGTCAGAGTGGTCAAGGGGGACAAAGCAGTCAAGGTGGGCAAAATGGTCAAGGTAATCAAAACAGGCAAAATGATCAAGACGGACAAAATATTGCACCCCCTCCTACAGAAGGAGATAACACTGGAAATTGCTTAAGTGAGCTAGTCCCTTGCCTAAACTACATGAATGAGATGAAAGGAAATGGAAGACCACCTAAAAGTTGTTGTGATCCTTTGAAATCAATGATAAAGAGACCAGATTGCTTGTGTAGTTTGATGAGCACCAAAGGTAGCATGCAAGCTGAGAAAGCTGGTATTAACTTGACTATAGCTCAAGAGTTACCTGCTCAATGTGGACAACGTGTCAACCCACTTTCATGTCTATATTATCAaaatg GTTCTAAAAACTCCAATATTTCAAATTCAGCAAGTGGCTTCTATTCAAGTCCTTCTATGGCTCTATTTATTGTGAGCCTACACATTTTCATGGCACTCAATCAAATAATGACTTGA